tcgcctgtaaagtTAGGTTAGGATATGTATTTTACATCGCATCCTATCGGCCGATGCTGCGCTATGTGTTTAGCCTTAGTTGCAATTAGTATGTGCCTAAGCGCACGACAAGTGATTTTAGTTGGTAGTGAAATGTCATGCTGACACGTTCATACACGGCTAATTTTCTCTTTATCCACACACGATCGCGACCTTCTCCTTTGAGAACGCACACACACTGAGTTCTAACGCGGCGCATGCGCGTGTGAAACACAAAGCAGTTGAGGGACGCACGTGCTTCAGCGGTGATTTATAATTATACTGCTTTCGATTGTTATAATGAGACATCATTGTTATAATGAGACATTACAAATACAGATATAGCTATGAAACATTTAtctatatgtacgtatgtatgtatgctgatatgtaatttgtaattttgaaatGCGGACTTTGTCGTTTTAGGCAGCTAAGTCAATTTGCACtgcatatatagcatataaatcATAAATCAAGATATGCACAACTGTATTTGAGGATATACACAAACGCGCAtgcgcacatatatacatatctttatcTAAGAAAAATTGCCGCGACGCTTAGCGCTGACAGTCGCACTGGCGCAGTTGTTTTGGTAAGCAAAATGAACACGAAAAGTCGtcgtttatttgttgttgttgtttattttcccATCCAACACTTTGCACCTAAGTCAACAGGCTGCATTCTCAGGCACTTCTCCAAAACGGATAAGCGCATTGTTGCTTTTCAAACAATTCTATTAAAAACCTGCACCCTTCAGGAATCACGTCCGTCCACAAAAGGACACGAAGTTACGTGGAAATAATTACGAAGAGCGAGCGCATAAATCTCAAACGTTTGGGAAATTTCCTGCAAGAGCAAGCAGGTAAATGGGCAAACACAAATAAATGTCTTACGGAGTTTTCCCTTaaatgacacacacacacacatatactatatatacacatgtgtacGCATTATATTCAAGGCTACAGCTAGCATGTGTGGCGCACATTGCGCGCTGCAGGTAAGGCCGACAGGTAGTTAGTTAGGAACGAAGGTGCGGCTGACGAGCGCGACCCAGCAAAGGCTCAGTTTTGAAAGTGTTTTCGGTGATAACACTGCAGCTAGTGAAGCAGCGCATGCGCAGCTAATTTccattttggtttttaaattttaataaactattTGCTATTGTTTTAGTTTGGCAATAAACTAGTTTGGTGAAAGTGAGcgctaataataatttttataaataaattaatataaaataattggcGAAAAATTTGTAACTAAAAGTTTCCTCTCTCTCTTGGTTTTTAGATACCAACAACATAAACGCCACAACACGCTGCCTAAAGTAAGAAACACAGCAACTACGACAACAGAAAAAGCCGCTAAAATGCTTCAACACATAGCGGCCGCCAGCAGCGGGTGTTTCGCCACGCCGCGTCAACGCTTTACCACGCAGCAATGCTTCGTGTACGCACTCGCCTTACTCATCGCCGTGTGTCAACTGCCGACTGCCACGGTAGCCGTTTTCTCACAGAAAAACTGCCGCGACTTGGGCGCCAACTCGCATTGTCAGTGCTCGACGATGCCCTCACGCTACGAAATCCAATGCCCGCCCATGGACTTCAATCACAAATTCACCGTACTAATCAGCCCGGGCGAACACGTACAGATCGATTGCGGTCGCGTCGATGCACGCGAATACAATCTGCTGCCGAGCATGTCCATAGGCGATAGCAAAATCGTACAGATCCGTCAGTGTCCGCTGCCCGGTCATGATCCCATAGCGCGCCTCTTTGAACATTTGGGCATAACAAAGGTGAATTATTTGATGTTCGAAAGCGGTGAGTTGGGCGCCAATTTGACGCGTCACCATCTCAGTGACCTCAAGAATTTGGCGCATCTGCGGTTTAGCTCGAATAGTTTGACACACATGCCGGAGGATTTGTTCGCCGATTTGGGTAATTTGAATTGGTTGGATTTGCGTTCGAATAATGTCAATTTGACGGAGAAACTTTTCGAACCACTCAAGAATTTGACATTCCTCGAATTGGGtcataataatttgaaaactcTGCCGCGTGGCATATTCAAGAATCAGCAAAAGCTGTTGCATCTCAATTTGTGGGGCAATCAATTGCGCAATCTGACGAAAGATGTATTCGAAGATGCCACTTCGCTCACCGACATCGATTTGAGCGCGAATAATATTGAGTCGTTTGCGCCGGATGTCTTTCAACCGTTAACACAGCTCGGTAGTCTTTATATAAGTGCGAATCATATAAGAGAATTGCCATTTGGACTCTTCTCCAATACGAAAAATTTGACGGAATTCCGTTTGATCAACAATCGCGTGGCGCTTATCGCACTGCCACCACAGCTTTTTTCCAACTTGCCGCACTTGAAGGAGGTGCGTTTGAGTTGCGAACTGGAGAGCGTGCCTGAAGATCTGTTCGAGAACTCAAACAAGTTGGCGAATCTCACGCTGAATGACAACATGTTGACCACACTACCCGCGCAACTGCTGAGAGATCAACATGAATTGTACGATCTGGATCTGTCGCATAATCGACTACAAACACTACCCGATGGGCTCTTCCAGAACACGAAAAAGCTTGTGGAACTTAAACTGTCACACAATCAGCTACGCGAAATCTCAAGGTAAGCGTAAAAGCTGTGAAAACTACTGCTTACAAGCACTTTCCATTTACTTTATGCTAACTGTATCTGTTGTTTATCGCATTTCATTTTAGCGAGCTTTTCAATCCGCTGGTCAACCTCGAGGTACTGCTGCTGGACAACAATAATTTGCTAACAATCAACATTTATGCCTTCCGTGACACAGCCAACTTGAAGTTTTTGGATTTGGAGAACAATCAAATCGATCTCGCCGAAGCACATGCCGCCATTCTAGAGCCCACGGCATACTCCAACTCTGAGTTCGATGCGAACTCGCCATTCCAATTTCTCTACAAGCTGCAACAGCTCAATTTGCGCAACAACTCCATCATGTACATCTTCAATGACTGGAAGACACAGCTGCTCGAACTGCAGAAACTCGACCTCAGCTACAATAACATCACCATATTCCATGACCAAGACCTGCAGTTCCTCAGCAAATATCCTGTCGAAGTGAATCTCACACATAATCTCATACACGAAATCAACTTCAATACAATCCAAATCATGGATGCGCCTTTCGCAAACCGCCTGGTACGCATAGACCTCAACGACAACCCGCTGCACTGCGATTGCCTTATGCTGCCCTTCTTGAAGTTTATCTTCAACGAGTTCAAAGACAAGTTCGAGAATAAAATTGAGTTGCTGACTTCGAATTTGCAGTGTGAAGGCCCGACTCCACTGCAGGGTAAACATATGCAAGAGCTGAGTTACATGGAGCTGCTGTGTCCATTGGATGACAGCGCCTCCAGCGAAAAGCGCTGTCCACGCGGCTGCGACTGTTGGGTGCGTCCGCATGACTATATGTTGCTGGTGAATTGCTCCAACGGCAATTTGACACGCTTGCCCGCACTCCCACACGAACCACTACTCAAAGGCATCGTGTTGTTTGTGGAGAACAACAATCTTATGCGACTGCCGCTTAACAGCACGACGGGGTACGCTGATGTGAAGCAACTACATGCCGCCCGCAATCAGTTGCGTGCCATCGAAGCCAACAACTTGCCAGCGGGTCTGCAATACTTGGATCTGCGCCACAACATGCTGCAGCGCCTCAATGATAGCGTACTGGATTACCTGAACGACAGTAGCACAATCGAAGCGCTTTTACTCTCGCACAATGCGTGGCGCTGCGACTGTGGAACGAGACCGCTGCTTGAGTTCACACAGAGTGCCACCGTACTGCAGAAACTGAAGGTGCGTGACTTCAATCAGATGCGTTGTGCGGTGGATCCAATGAAGCCGCAGGAGGTGCTATGGTTCAAAGACATATCTGTCGCCGATATCTGTCCAACACAAATGGGTTTGATAATAGCTATGGGCATCAGCATTGCATTGCTGGGTCTGTTGATCGGCATCTGCGTAGCGCTCTTCTACAAATACAATCAGGAGATTAAAGTTTTCCTCTATGCGCACAACTGGTGTCTGTGGTTCGTTACGGAGGAAGAATTGGACAAGGATAAGAAGTACGATGCTTTCGTCTCCTACTCACACAAAGATGAAGCATTCATCGCCGACTATCTCGTGCCGCAATTGGAGCACGGTCCAATACCATTCAAGCTGTGCATACATGTGCGTGATTTCATTGTTGGCGGCTGTATACCCGATCAGATTATACGCTCGGTAGATGAATCCAGACGCACCATTGTCGTGTTGTCACAAAACTTTATCGAATCCGTGTGGGCGCGTATGGAATTCCGTGCCGCTCATCAGTCGGCGCTCAATGAGAAACGCAATCGTTTGATTGTCATCATTTACAGTgacattgaaaatattgaaaatttggatAGCGAACTGCAAGCATACCTGAAGACCAACACCTATCTGAAATGGGGCGATCCATACTTCTGGGATAAACTGCGCTATGCCATGCCACATCCGAGCAGAAAGAACACAGGTGGTTTGGAGAAGACCGCCATGAAGAGTTCTGTTGACGATAAACTAGAACTCATCAAACCATCACCCGTAACACCCTCACCCACTACACCACCCGCCATGGCGGCGAAAAATCCACTCATCGCACATCTGAACGGTGGCACGCCACAAACAGCGATCATTATACCCAATGGCAAGATGACGAACGGCATGACGCCCAACTATCACATGAATGGCAAGACACAGAATGGACATATTAACGGCGCTTTCATTATCAACACAAATGCCAAGCAGAGTGATGTATAGAACAGGGAGAAGGCGGAAGTGTTTCAGTTCGATGACGATTTCTTGTTTCGATGAACCTGAAGCTGAGCCGTGTATG
The sequence above is drawn from the Bactrocera tryoni isolate S06 chromosome 1, CSIRO_BtryS06_freeze2, whole genome shotgun sequence genome and encodes:
- the LOC120778527 gene encoding protein toll; this encodes MLQHIAAASSGCFATPRQRFTTQQCFVYALALLIAVCQLPTATVAVFSQKNCRDLGANSHCQCSTMPSRYEIQCPPMDFNHKFTVLISPGEHVQIDCGRVDAREYNLLPSMSIGDSKIVQIRQCPLPGHDPIARLFEHLGITKVNYLMFESGELGANLTRHHLSDLKNLAHLRFSSNSLTHMPEDLFADLGNLNWLDLRSNNVNLTEKLFEPLKNLTFLELGHNNLKTLPRGIFKNQQKLLHLNLWGNQLRNLTKDVFEDATSLTDIDLSANNIESFAPDVFQPLTQLGSLYISANHIRELPFGLFSNTKNLTEFRLINNRVALIALPPQLFSNLPHLKEVRLSCELESVPEDLFENSNKLANLTLNDNMLTTLPAQLLRDQHELYDLDLSHNRLQTLPDGLFQNTKKLVELKLSHNQLREISSELFNPLVNLEVLLLDNNNLLTINIYAFRDTANLKFLDLENNQIDLAEAHAAILEPTAYSNSEFDANSPFQFLYKLQQLNLRNNSIMYIFNDWKTQLLELQKLDLSYNNITIFHDQDLQFLSKYPVEVNLTHNLIHEINFNTIQIMDAPFANRLVRIDLNDNPLHCDCLMLPFLKFIFNEFKDKFENKIELLTSNLQCEGPTPLQGKHMQELSYMELLCPLDDSASSEKRCPRGCDCWVRPHDYMLLVNCSNGNLTRLPALPHEPLLKGIVLFVENNNLMRLPLNSTTGYADVKQLHAARNQLRAIEANNLPAGLQYLDLRHNMLQRLNDSVLDYLNDSSTIEALLLSHNAWRCDCGTRPLLEFTQSATVLQKLKVRDFNQMRCAVDPMKPQEVLWFKDISVADICPTQMGLIIAMGISIALLGLLIGICVALFYKYNQEIKVFLYAHNWCLWFVTEEELDKDKKYDAFVSYSHKDEAFIADYLVPQLEHGPIPFKLCIHVRDFIVGGCIPDQIIRSVDESRRTIVVLSQNFIESVWARMEFRAAHQSALNEKRNRLIVIIYSDIENIENLDSELQAYLKTNTYLKWGDPYFWDKLRYAMPHPSRKNTGGLEKTAMKSSVDDKLELIKPSPVTPSPTTPPAMAAKNPLIAHLNGGTPQTAIIIPNGKMTNGMTPNYHMNGKTQNGHINGAFIINTNAKQSDV